ACTATTATGGTAAGAATGAATTTAAGAATGAACGATTATAAGAATTCTCTATTGTTATGACATGTTGCCttttccattctttcctcttcCAAATTGTCCACACTAACAATCCACCCCTCTCCACCAAAAGGAGATTTAAGTAAATAACCAAATACAATACTTGGAATAAGGGTCAAATTGGTGATTTTTCTTCTACTTGTCGAAGTAGAGCTTATTAGGAGGATAATCCCTGGATGAAGATCCGATTAGTCTATGTAGAGCTTAAATCTTGAGAATGACCTCTTAGACGTGATAAAAACTGAATCTGCACTAAGGAGGAAGATTCGACGTTTTTTTTCTTCTAGGAAATCCCCAACGAAAAATACACACTATTCCTTATTTTAGATCAAATCGATCATAACCATTACCCACATTCCACGAAATTGTCAAGAAGTTTGGTATTGATCCTTTCGATTTCTGTTTTAGTATTTTTTAGTTACATTggtttctttctttccttcaataTATTACTATATTCTTTTCTATCGACTTGACCCATAGTGAtattatttgatcaaatcattgaATGATTTATTTCTTTTGAAATATCTTCCATGTTTAGCCACTCTAGGAGCAACTGTTCATGGCCATTATGGAGAAAAACTTTCCGAAGGAGATACATTAGTTACATTTATTTATGAAAAATCAAGATCCGGTGATATAACGCAGGGTCTTCCAAAAGTGGAACAAGTGTTAGAAGTTCGTTTGATTGATTCAATATCAATGGATATTCAAAAGAGATTTGAGGATTGGAACaacaaaagattttttttttttggttgaaagaCCTAAAAGTCTAGTCTAGGGGAGTTGAAGGGGGCGAATAGCCAAGATTCATCTAAAAAAATAGTATAAATAGAATTTAATCCCCTTTCATTTATTTCTATATTTTTTTAGTATTCTAATTCTTCATTTCGTCCATGCGACTCTCCGGAGCCCACCTAAATGATGTGTGTGGTACATAGTTATATTATATTTTGGCATTATGAACTCGTTTAATTTCATCCTATTCACTCAACTCATTCCCAAAAAAGATCTTTTCTATATATAAACACTAGATTCTCAAGAATACACAAGAAAAGTACTTGGTCATCCACTTAACAATGGTAGTTCCAAAAAAGCGTacttctatatataaaaaaaaagattcgtaaaaatatttggaaaaagaAAGGATATTGGGCagcattaaaattattaaaatatatattcacGATATGTTCCCTATGGTCACCGGGTTCATGAATTATGGACAACAAACAGTACGGGCTGCAAGGTACAATGGTCAAAGTTTTATGATTACCTTATCGCACGTAAATCGTTTACCTATAAGTATTCAATATCCTTATGAAAAATATTCTTGTAAATTCTTGCTCCCATTGGACCATTTGTATCTATATGCATTAGGATCCTGATTCATGGATCTCTCAGTtcaagaaataaaaataagaggatTGAACAATTTCTTCTGACTCTTTTTCAAATTTGAGAAATTTTGGTTGATGCAAAGACTTCTTCTACGAGATGTTTTATTTTTCCATAAAAATATATTCGCTCAAAAAGGCCCCTAGAAGATGTTAATCAGAAATGAGAAGATTGGTTACAGAGAAAAAGTAAGATGTATTCATATTCACAACATGAAAATTATACAAGAACAAAAAGAATCTTGGATTActttttgaaaaaatagaaatagattTATTTGGAATAAGGAATCGTTTAATTTATTTTAGATTTCTTCTATGTAAGGTAAGAAAAGGGAAAACTAAATTCCGACAAATTGGAATATTACCAAATCATGCCCCTATTTCCATAGTGGTAGATATCAGTGTTTTGAGAATACACCCGCAGGAGGTCCGAACCCATTTTTTTATGATCGTTCgataaaaaaaaagatttattttcttcataaaaaataGGAGGTAGAACAACTAAAAGAAAGATCGATTCTTTGAGATCCTTCCTTTCTTCAAACGAAATGAACAGAGATAGAATCAAGCTGATTCCCTAAAGATTCGACCTCAATGGGAATATAAAATGGAGCACCTAACAACATATCTACACAGACCAAGAACTACGAGATCATACCTTTGGGGTGACAGAGGGATCGTACCATTCGATCCTTTATTTTCATGCTTTTCCCGAAGGTTTGGAGAAAGTTGCAATCAATAGGGAAAAAAACACCCCTCCCGAAATATAGAAAGAGGTGGCGGATGGCACATTGGTCATTGAAGGGTCCAAGCATATCTTAACCTTGGAATTGGGGACTACACAGCGCGGGGGGCATGTTAGAGGTATGGCTCGTTGTGTGACCCAAACTCAATTTTTCAACACCCCCACCCCAAAAGAAAAAAGACCAACATAGACGATGAGACTAGACACATCAATAAATTTAAGGAGCGACTCTGATAGTTTGACGAGAAGGCTCGTGAGCAGGAGGCCAAGTTAGATGACCTTCTCCAACAACTTAGACCTGGATATAGCCATATTTTTGGGTCTTCTATAGGATCTGGTTCGGGCATTGGAGGAGGCTCGAACGAACTAGCAGTTACTGCTCGTTTGCCGCCACCACCACAACTAGGAGCTCCCGCtcgaccaccaccaccaccaccaaagAGAGGAGCTCTTGCTCGATCACCACCACCATCACAAACAGTAGCTCATGATCAACCACCACCATCACCACAAATAGAAGTTCTCGCTCAGCCTTCACCACCATCACAGGCAGCATTTCCCGCTCGACCTCCATCCTCACCACAACTAGGAGCTTCCGCTCCACCTCCTGATGTGGATaagataataatattttatttattaattaattagttagcATAAATGattataataaatttaataatgaCTTGTTTGTTTTTTGAATGTAGGTAATTCCATGCAAGGCGTGCGTTTACTCGTCCGACAACATCGTGGAAACATGCCACATTAAGGAGACATGGGCCAAGAAGCTTACAGTGCATGGAGAGGAATATGACAAAAAATATTATTGTGTCATTGTTGAGGTATCCCTTAAAGGGAGTGTGGTTCTGCCATGCTCAATCAAGCAGGAAGGTTACGACTTGGTTCTCAAGAGGTTGCTTACTATGTAGCCTGACCGAAGAGGCTAGTCCTCATAGATGGTCAACCTCTTCGGGAACATTTTAacctagtttttatttttattctaagtAATTTGATTTCATAATAAGGAAAAAAatttacttatttttattttgtgatttAAGAAGCCTGAGACTCCTAGAGATCCTGCTGCACCTTCCACTCAACCCCTTTTACACCTCCAGCGTTCTGGGAAAGAGACATTGACGCTGACTCCACCTCTTTGAACGACGACATTAGATTTTATAGCGAAGATGGTATCTCCATGGGAGAAGGAAAAAAACATCACAATTGACATTCTAGAGCAATTGTTTGGGCTCCAAGGTGATGCCACTTCAACTTTGCAACAATTAGAAGATTGGAGCCCCTGTGATGTCGTGGTGGCTAAGGTATAATCACTTTTTATAATTCttctaagatatttttttaaaaaaattatttgttttttattaGTGAGATTTATAATTTCTACAACTACTTGCATACAATTTTGGAGGGTAATGGGTTGGACTCGGTATATGCATTCATGAATTTGTCTTCGTTGTCCACCGATGCAGGTTTCTTCAAAGCGCGTGTTGAAGTGCTTTGCAATCGAATGCGACAAATTCAACCACAAAAATTTCTTATTTGCCCGTGGAACTCATCGTAAGCTGActacatatatattattata
The Humulus lupulus chromosome 6, drHumLupu1.1, whole genome shotgun sequence DNA segment above includes these coding regions:
- the LOC133784930 gene encoding uncharacterized protein LOC133784930 is translated as MDNKQYGLQGSGSGIGGGSNELAVTARLPPPPQLGAPARPPPPPPKRGALARSPPPSQTVAHDQPPPSPQIEVLAQPSPPSQAAFPARPPSSPQLGASAPPPDVIPCKACVYSSDNIVETCHIKETWAKKLTVHGEEYDKKYYCVIVEVSLKGSVVLPCSIKQEGYDLVLKRLLTM